One genomic window of Deltaproteobacteria bacterium HGW-Deltaproteobacteria-6 includes the following:
- a CDS encoding dihydroorotase has translation MKLLLKGARVIDPAQKIDGLTDILIEEGKITGCGANIKAGPDAKVIDLAGMIVAPGLIDMHTHLREPGLEYKETIATGSAAAVAGGFTSIACMPNTQPVNDNRSITEFIRRKAAEANLANVYPIGAISVGSDGKQLTEFWDLQEAGIIALSDDGKPVMDAALMRRTMEYACSLNLPVIQHCEDKNLSAGGLMNEGYFSTILGLPGIPAIAEDVMVARDILIAEYTRTRIHIAHVSTKGAVRLIRDAKARGLNVTAETAPHYFILTDESLQDYNTNYKVSPPLRSPADAAAIKEGLADGTLDAIACDHAPHGRTDKEVEFEYALNGISGLETSLGLSLNLVHDGVLTWPALIAVMSCNPSRILNLRKGTLAPGSDADITVINPELPWTVDVKAFQSRGKNSPFHGRPMKGRAVLTIVGGDIKYDGLASKS, from the coding sequence ATGAAACTGTTATTAAAAGGCGCCCGGGTGATTGACCCGGCTCAGAAAATAGACGGCCTGACGGATATTTTGATTGAAGAAGGAAAAATTACCGGCTGCGGTGCAAATATTAAGGCCGGACCGGACGCAAAAGTCATCGACCTTGCCGGAATGATTGTTGCGCCCGGTTTAATCGACATGCACACGCATCTGCGCGAACCGGGCCTGGAATATAAAGAAACCATTGCCACGGGCTCGGCCGCGGCCGTAGCCGGCGGTTTCACGTCGATTGCCTGCATGCCCAACACCCAACCGGTTAACGACAATCGCTCCATCACCGAATTCATCCGCCGCAAAGCTGCCGAAGCAAATCTGGCCAATGTTTATCCTATTGGCGCGATCAGTGTGGGATCGGACGGCAAGCAGTTAACGGAATTCTGGGACCTTCAGGAAGCGGGAATCATCGCGTTGTCCGACGACGGAAAACCCGTCATGGATGCGGCTCTGATGCGCAGGACGATGGAATACGCCTGTTCCCTGAACCTGCCGGTTATTCAACACTGTGAAGACAAAAATCTTTCCGCAGGCGGCCTGATGAACGAAGGCTATTTTTCTACCATCCTCGGGCTGCCGGGTATCCCCGCCATTGCCGAAGATGTCATGGTGGCGCGCGACATTCTGATTGCCGAATATACCCGCACACGGATTCACATCGCACATGTCAGCACGAAAGGTGCGGTGCGTCTGATTCGCGACGCTAAAGCAAGAGGCCTGAACGTAACGGCGGAAACCGCCCCGCACTATTTCATCTTAACCGATGAATCGCTCCAGGATTATAATACCAACTACAAAGTCAGTCCGCCGCTTCGCAGCCCGGCTGATGCGGCCGCCATTAAAGAAGGCCTCGCTGACGGCACGCTCGACGCCATCGCCTGCGATCATGCGCCGCACGGACGCACGGATAAGGAAGTGGAATTCGAATACGCGCTAAACGGAATCAGCGGTCTGGAAACGTCTCTGGGGCTGAGCTTGAATCTGGTGCATGACGGCGTTTTGACCTGGCCTGCACTTATTGCTGTCATGAGCTGCAATCCCTCGCGCATTCTAAATCTGCGCAAAGGAACGCTCGCGCCGGGCTCTGACGCGGACATCACCGTCATCAACCCTGAACTGCCCTGGACCGTGGATGTTAAAGCCTTCCAATCACGCGGGAAGAACTCGCCGTTTCACGGGCGCCCGATGAAAGGACGGGCGGTCCTGACCATCGTGGGCGGCGATATTAAATACGACGGACTTGCGTCAAAATCATGA
- a CDS encoding aspartate carbamoyltransferase — translation MKLGKKDILGIQEMTVDEINLILETAESFLEISTRDIKKVPTLRGKSVINLFYEASTRTRTSFEIAGKRLSADTINISASTSSVVKGETLIDTARTLEAMNPDIIVIRHSAAGAPHLLASLVSQSIINAGDGAHEHPTQALLDMMTIKEKKGRIDGLKVAIVGDILHSRVARSNIYGLSKMGARVVIAGPATMLPRDVEQMGVKAYTRLEDAIPDADVVMMLRIQLERQKQNIFPSLREYAQHYCLNRKNIKLAKNDAIVMHPGPINRGVEISPDIADDPACSVILDQVNKGVAVRMALLYLLTGGNE, via the coding sequence ATGAAACTTGGAAAAAAAGACATCCTCGGCATCCAGGAAATGACCGTTGACGAGATCAACCTGATTTTGGAAACAGCCGAATCCTTCCTGGAAATATCGACACGAGACATTAAAAAAGTACCCACATTGCGCGGTAAAAGCGTGATCAACCTGTTTTATGAAGCCAGTACGCGCACCCGCACATCCTTTGAAATCGCAGGAAAGCGACTCAGCGCCGATACCATAAATATTTCCGCATCGACCAGTTCCGTCGTTAAGGGAGAAACACTGATCGACACGGCCCGCACGCTTGAAGCCATGAACCCGGACATTATTGTCATCCGGCACAGCGCTGCCGGCGCTCCCCATCTCCTGGCCTCGCTTGTCTCGCAATCGATCATCAATGCCGGTGACGGCGCGCATGAGCATCCCACTCAGGCCCTGCTCGACATGATGACGATTAAAGAAAAAAAAGGCAGAATCGACGGTTTAAAAGTGGCCATCGTGGGTGACATTCTGCACAGCCGGGTGGCACGTTCTAATATTTATGGTTTATCCAAAATGGGCGCCCGGGTGGTCATTGCCGGACCTGCCACCATGCTGCCCCGCGATGTCGAACAGATGGGCGTCAAGGCTTATACCAGACTGGAAGATGCGATTCCGGATGCGGACGTCGTGATGATGCTGCGCATTCAACTGGAACGGCAGAAGCAAAACATCTTTCCTTCGCTTCGGGAATATGCCCAGCACTACTGCCTGAACCGCAAGAACATCAAACTGGCTAAGAATGACGCTATCGTCATGCACCCGGGCCCCATCAACCGCGGTGTGGAAATTTCCCCTGACATTGCCGATGATCCCGCCTGCTCCGTCATTCTCGATCAAGTCAATAAGGGCGTCGCTGTCAGAATGGCCCTGCTTTATCTGCTTACCGGAGGAAACGAATGA
- a CDS encoding bifunctional pyr operon transcriptional regulator/uracil phosphoribosyltransferase PyrR: MTKKTSTKIVMDSDGIERCLTRIAYEILEKNKGMDDLVLVGIRTGGIYLAERLQKKISAIEDREIPLGILDITLYRDDITKSKKKAPLGKTKIPFDLTDKKVILVDDVLFTGRTIRAAMDALIDFGRPKMIQLAVLIDRGHRELPIRADYVGKNLPSSLWEAVSVDLLEKSGKDEVVIEEET; the protein is encoded by the coding sequence ATGACTAAAAAGACGAGCACCAAAATCGTGATGGACAGCGACGGCATTGAACGATGTCTGACGCGGATCGCTTATGAAATTCTGGAAAAAAACAAAGGCATGGATGACCTTGTGCTGGTCGGCATCCGCACCGGCGGTATTTATCTGGCCGAAAGGCTTCAGAAAAAAATATCGGCCATTGAGGATCGGGAAATCCCTCTGGGCATTCTGGATATCACACTCTACCGTGACGATATCACCAAATCAAAAAAGAAAGCGCCTCTGGGAAAGACAAAAATTCCCTTCGATCTCACGGATAAAAAAGTCATCCTGGTGGATGATGTTCTTTTTACCGGCCGAACCATCCGCGCCGCCATGGATGCTTTAATAGACTTCGGCCGCCCCAAAATGATTCAACTGGCCGTTTTAATCGACCGCGGACATCGTGAGCTGCCCATTCGCGCCGACTATGTCGGGAAAAATCTCCCTTCTTCCCTGTGGGAAGCAGTCAGCGTCGATCTCCTGGAAAAAAGCGGTAAAGACGAAGTTGTTATTGAAGAAGAAACGTAA
- a CDS encoding Mn transporter gives MEKIKFFWKKILQTGLWKLGLFFALIGPGIITSNVDNDAGGITTYSLAGAHYGLSLIWILIPVTVALIIIQEMCARMGVVSGKGLSDLIRERFGAKITFYLMIILLFANLGNTLCEFAGIAASMEIFGVSKYISVPAGAVFVWWLVVKGNYKSVEKVFLVACVFYLSYIVSGFMIHPDWSAISKAAITPSLNFDAGMLTMAIGIIGTTIAPWMQFYLQSSIVDKGLKAESYKYSRMDVIFGSITVNVVAFFIIMLCAVTLFQNGLKIETAKDAALALAPLAGSYASMLFAFGLLNASLFAASILPLSTAYTICEAFGWESSLNTKFVEAPQFYGLYSLMIFLGAGIILLPGVPLISIMFYSQVINGILLPFVLIFMLLLINDKRIMGDFVNGRLMNVVSWVTVMILIGLSVVMVVSAIWE, from the coding sequence ATGGAAAAAATTAAATTTTTCTGGAAAAAAATATTGCAAACCGGTTTATGGAAGCTGGGGCTGTTTTTTGCCTTGATTGGTCCGGGCATTATTACATCCAATGTCGATAATGATGCCGGTGGAATCACCACCTATTCTCTGGCCGGCGCTCACTATGGGTTAAGCCTTATCTGGATTCTGATTCCCGTGACCGTGGCGTTGATCATCATTCAGGAAATGTGCGCCCGGATGGGAGTGGTTTCCGGTAAGGGGCTTTCCGATCTGATCCGGGAACGTTTCGGCGCCAAGATCACTTTTTACCTGATGATTATTCTGCTTTTTGCCAATCTGGGAAACACGCTCTGCGAGTTTGCCGGTATTGCCGCCAGTATGGAAATATTCGGCGTCAGCAAATACATTTCCGTGCCGGCAGGCGCTGTTTTTGTCTGGTGGCTGGTAGTTAAGGGCAATTACAAGTCTGTGGAAAAAGTATTTCTTGTGGCTTGTGTATTTTATCTTTCCTATATTGTATCGGGATTTATGATTCATCCCGACTGGTCGGCTATCAGCAAGGCGGCGATAACACCCAGTTTGAATTTTGATGCAGGCATGCTGACAATGGCTATCGGCATCATCGGAACAACCATTGCGCCCTGGATGCAGTTCTACCTGCAGTCGTCGATTGTGGACAAAGGTCTGAAGGCGGAGAGTTATAAGTATTCCCGGATGGATGTTATCTTCGGCTCCATCACCGTCAATGTTGTCGCTTTTTTTATTATCATGCTTTGCGCCGTGACTTTATTTCAAAACGGGCTCAAGATTGAAACGGCAAAAGACGCCGCGCTGGCGCTGGCGCCGCTGGCTGGATCCTATGCTTCCATGCTGTTTGCTTTCGGTTTGCTCAATGCTTCGCTGTTTGCCGCCTCGATCCTTCCGCTTTCCACGGCCTATACCATTTGTGAGGCTTTCGGCTGGGAATCCAGCCTGAATACGAAATTTGTCGAAGCACCGCAGTTTTACGGCCTTTACTCGCTGATGATCTTTTTAGGCGCGGGTATTATTTTGCTGCCGGGTGTGCCGCTCATTTCCATCATGTTTTATTCTCAGGTGATCAACGGTATTTTGCTGCCGTTTGTCCTGATTTTCATGCTGCTCTTGATTAATGACAAACGGATTATGGGAGATTTTGTCAATGGCCGGCTGATGAATGTTGTTTCCTGGGTGACCGTCATGATTCTAATAGGCTTGTCGGTTGTGATGGTCGTATCGGCTATCTGGGAATAA
- the lepB gene encoding signal peptidase I has protein sequence MTENNHSKNIVQEKSKKANKETDKSKVQEYIEAIIIAILIAVVIRTFIIQAYKIPSRSMVPALLVGDHLLVNKFIYGVKIPVIRRILIPVTDPQKGDIIVFIYPHDRSKDYIKRVIGVSGDKIEIKNKNIFINDRPYKDAFGIYSDHVTYPAMMQPRDNFGPVVVPKGSLFVMGDNRDESADSRFWGFVDLRDVEGKALVIYWSWNSEEQDNLLKKIRWDRLGNLLH, from the coding sequence ATGACGGAAAATAATCATTCAAAAAACATCGTTCAGGAAAAGTCGAAGAAGGCAAATAAGGAAACAGATAAATCAAAAGTTCAGGAATACATTGAAGCGATTATCATCGCTATTTTAATCGCCGTTGTTATTCGTACTTTTATCATCCAGGCTTATAAAATTCCTTCCCGGTCGATGGTGCCGGCACTGCTTGTCGGCGATCATCTGCTGGTCAACAAATTCATATACGGCGTTAAAATACCGGTGATCAGAAGAATTTTAATCCCCGTCACCGATCCCCAAAAAGGGGATATTATCGTATTTATTTACCCTCATGACCGTTCTAAAGATTATATCAAGCGCGTTATCGGCGTCAGTGGCGATAAAATCGAGATTAAGAATAAAAATATCTTTATCAATGACCGGCCCTACAAAGACGCTTTCGGCATTTATTCCGACCATGTCACCTACCCGGCGATGATGCAGCCGCGCGATAACTTTGGACCGGTCGTCGTTCCGAAGGGGTCGCTTTTTGTGATGGGCGACAACCGCGATGAAAGCGCCGACAGCCGCTTCTGGGGTTTTGTGGACTTAAGAGATGTGGAAGGCAAAGCGCTCGTTATTTACTGGTCATGGAACAGTGAAGAACAGGACAATCTTCTGAAGAAAATCCGCTGGGACCGCCTGGGAAATCTGCTGCACTGA
- the secF gene encoding protein translocase subunit SecF, giving the protein MELIKPGVNVDFVGKMKYAMVLSAILIIIGIGSIIFHGGFNLGIDFAGGSIIQVKFSKNITADQIRASLQSTKLANSTIQQFGVNEFLIRTSESFSDQKILAANVEQPLTAAFNKDYEIRRVEVVGSKVSADFTRKAIIAVIFSWLAILIYVTWRFEFRYAAGGILALVHDTLIVIGAVSVMNMEFTINILAVLIFVIGFSINDTIVTLDRIREIVKRNPRQKLGDIINLAINETLSRTILTSLTVFFTVLALYIFGGPVIRDFAFAMLVGTVVGTYSTVYIACTSVMLFEKLQPSRMKRK; this is encoded by the coding sequence ATGGAGTTGATAAAACCAGGTGTTAACGTAGATTTTGTCGGAAAAATGAAGTATGCGATGGTTCTATCAGCCATCCTGATCATTATCGGCATTGGATCGATTATCTTTCATGGCGGTTTTAATCTTGGTATTGACTTCGCCGGCGGCTCAATCATTCAGGTTAAATTTTCAAAGAATATAACCGCCGATCAAATTCGTGCGTCTCTCCAATCAACGAAGCTGGCAAACAGCACGATTCAACAGTTCGGCGTCAATGAATTTTTGATTCGCACATCGGAATCTTTCTCCGATCAAAAGATACTGGCCGCCAATGTGGAACAACCGCTCACTGCCGCTTTCAACAAGGATTATGAAATCCGGCGGGTGGAAGTCGTCGGATCTAAAGTCAGTGCGGATTTTACGCGAAAGGCCATTATTGCTGTTATTTTTTCCTGGCTGGCTATTCTGATTTATGTCACCTGGCGCTTTGAGTTCCGTTATGCGGCAGGTGGAATTCTCGCATTGGTTCATGACACCCTGATTGTGATCGGGGCGGTTTCTGTGATGAACATGGAATTCACCATCAACATTCTCGCGGTCCTCATCTTTGTTATCGGTTTTTCGATTAATGACACGATTGTAACACTCGACAGAATTCGTGAAATTGTAAAACGGAATCCCAGGCAGAAGCTGGGCGACATCATTAATCTGGCCATCAATGAAACACTCAGCAGAACCATCTTGACGTCTCTGACTGTTTTCTTCACGGTTTTAGCCCTGTATATTTTCGGCGGACCGGTCATTCGTGATTTTGCTTTTGCCATGTTGGTCGGCACCGTCGTTGGCACGTATTCCACAGTTTATATCGCGTGCACCAGCGTGATGCTTTTTGAAAAGCTGCAACCTTCGAGAATGAAGAGGAAGTAA
- the secD gene encoding protein translocase subunit SecD — translation MFKSLKIRIAITAVVCLAALYFLIPTFVSNIPSPLDQYLPKEKIHLGLDLQGGMHLLMEIDTDKALESMMERTSNDLKESLMESKVRFRNVEKSKGATISLELTESAGKTTLEKVLKDQFPDLEIASTTPRDGGQLVTLRINDKRAVDLKKLTIEHSLETIRNRVDQFGVAEPEIIPEGDNRILIQLPGVKDPERAKNLIGKTALLEFKIVDEEHSLDEALRGSVPEGSVIAYGSRTDKSSGQRGQVPYLLKNKTLLTGASLETAKVQISDRFGEPHVSIKFNAQGAADFDRITNENVRKHLAIVLDGVVHSAPVIQERISGGQAQITGNFTMDEARDLAIVLRAGALPAPVNILEERTVGPSLGSDSIRQGVLATIIGSLLVILFMVVYYRLSGAVADIALIINIFLILAALAAFRATLTLPGIAGMLLTVGVAVDANILIFERIREELRTGKTPRMALDMGYDRAFITIIDTHITGIIAALVLMFFGTGPIKGFAVTTIIGLLASLFTAIFVTRVIFDYVTQNYNIKKISI, via the coding sequence ATGTTCAAATCTTTAAAAATCAGGATAGCGATCACTGCAGTTGTGTGCCTTGCTGCTTTATACTTTTTGATACCGACCTTCGTCAGTAATATTCCGTCGCCATTGGATCAATATCTGCCCAAGGAGAAGATTCATCTGGGCCTGGATTTGCAGGGCGGCATGCATCTTCTGATGGAAATTGATACGGACAAAGCTCTGGAATCCATGATGGAGCGAACATCCAATGATTTGAAAGAATCGTTGATGGAAAGCAAAGTCCGTTTCCGGAATGTGGAAAAATCCAAGGGTGCCACAATTTCACTGGAACTGACCGAATCGGCAGGCAAAACGACTCTGGAAAAAGTATTGAAAGACCAGTTTCCTGATCTGGAAATAGCCTCAACCACTCCTCGCGACGGAGGACAATTGGTAACATTAAGAATCAATGACAAAAGAGCGGTCGATCTGAAAAAATTGACCATCGAACATTCCCTGGAAACAATCCGCAACCGCGTGGACCAGTTCGGCGTCGCGGAACCTGAAATTATACCGGAAGGCGACAACCGGATATTGATTCAGCTCCCCGGGGTCAAAGATCCGGAAAGAGCGAAAAATCTGATCGGTAAAACGGCGCTTCTGGAATTCAAAATCGTCGATGAAGAACATTCTCTGGATGAAGCTCTTCGCGGGAGCGTTCCCGAGGGATCAGTCATCGCTTACGGTTCGCGTACAGACAAATCCAGCGGTCAGAGGGGCCAGGTGCCCTATTTATTAAAAAACAAAACGCTCCTGACCGGAGCGTCTCTGGAAACCGCCAAGGTCCAGATTTCCGACCGTTTCGGCGAACCTCACGTCTCCATCAAATTCAACGCTCAGGGCGCTGCGGACTTCGACCGCATTACCAATGAAAACGTCCGTAAACATCTGGCGATTGTTCTCGACGGCGTTGTCCATTCGGCACCGGTCATCCAGGAAAGAATTTCCGGCGGCCAGGCGCAGATTACCGGCAACTTTACCATGGATGAAGCGCGCGATCTGGCTATTGTCCTGCGCGCCGGCGCCCTGCCCGCCCCGGTCAACATTCTGGAAGAAAGAACGGTCGGTCCGTCGTTGGGCAGCGATTCGATCCGGCAGGGTGTTCTGGCAACCATCATCGGTTCGCTTCTGGTTATTCTCTTCATGGTTGTTTATTACCGTCTTTCCGGCGCGGTTGCCGATATTGCCCTCATTATCAATATATTTCTGATTTTGGCGGCTCTTGCAGCTTTCCGGGCAACCCTGACATTACCGGGCATTGCCGGCATGCTCCTCACGGTCGGCGTAGCCGTGGATGCGAACATTCTGATTTTTGAAAGAATCCGTGAAGAGTTGCGGACGGGAAAAACACCTCGCATGGCTCTCGATATGGGTTACGACAGGGCTTTTATTACCATCATTGACACGCATATTACAGGCATCATCGCTGCCCTTGTTTTGATGTTTTTCGGAACAGGCCCGATCAAAGGATTCGCGGTAACAACAATCATTGGCCTGCTGGCCAGTCTTTTTACCGCCATTTTTGTTACCAGGGTTATCTTCGATTATGTCACACAGAACTATAACATTAAAAAAATTAGTATTTAA
- the yajC gene encoding preprotein translocase subunit YajC, which translates to MGGNQGAPAAGAGGVGDWSFIVMMVVIFGIFYFLMIRPQQKKQKELKAMLDNLAYGDTVITSGGIYGKVTGLADAVVTLEIADKVRIKVSRSAVGAVLQKSGSPTPATTK; encoded by the coding sequence ATGGGTGGCAATCAGGGAGCACCGGCAGCGGGAGCAGGCGGCGTCGGTGATTGGAGTTTTATCGTCATGATGGTGGTGATCTTCGGTATCTTTTATTTCTTAATGATCCGCCCCCAGCAGAAGAAGCAAAAAGAACTTAAAGCCATGTTGGATAATCTCGCTTACGGGGATACGGTTATAACCAGCGGCGGCATTTACGGCAAAGTCACCGGCCTGGCCGATGCGGTCGTCACTCTGGAAATTGCCGACAAGGTCAGAATCAAAGTTTCCCGAAGTGCGGTCGGCGCTGTTCTTCAGAAATCGGGTTCTCCCACTCCGGCGACGACAAAGTAA
- a CDS encoding tRNA guanosine(34) transglycosylase Tgt, protein MSFSFELIKKDIQTSARLGKMITSHGTVDTPAFMPVGTQGTVKSLRPEDLQNCGAQIILGNTYHLYLRPGHETVRKLGGLHSFMNWPGPILTDSGGFQVYSLGALRKIMPDGVIFRSHIDGSKHLLTPQKAVEIQEALGSDIMMCLDECTPYPATLKQTQDSLALTTKWAKLCKEAKTNSDQALFGIVQGGTYLDLRRQAVEQIVPVDFDGYALGGVSVGEPKELMYAITDEIAPLLPASKPRYLMGVGTPADIVYGVSCGIDMFDCVMPTRCARHGLLFTNSEKIVIKNARWREDHKPIDETCDCYTCRNYSRAYLRHLYVAGEILAMILNTIHNIRHYMLLMEKIRAAIRENRFLEFKKDFL, encoded by the coding sequence ATGTCTTTTTCATTTGAATTGATCAAGAAAGATATCCAAACTTCCGCACGCCTGGGAAAAATGATCACCTCCCACGGCACCGTGGACACACCCGCGTTTATGCCGGTCGGTACGCAAGGCACCGTCAAATCCCTGCGCCCTGAAGATCTTCAAAACTGCGGCGCTCAGATTATCCTGGGCAACACGTACCATTTGTATCTGCGTCCCGGCCATGAAACGGTACGCAAGCTGGGCGGTCTCCATTCCTTCATGAACTGGCCGGGGCCGATCCTTACGGACAGCGGTGGATTTCAGGTTTACTCTCTGGGTGCCCTGCGCAAAATTATGCCGGACGGCGTGATATTCCGGTCCCACATCGATGGCTCCAAACACCTCCTGACTCCGCAAAAAGCCGTCGAAATCCAGGAAGCGCTGGGCTCGGACATTATGATGTGCCTCGATGAGTGCACACCCTACCCCGCCACGCTCAAACAAACGCAGGATTCTCTGGCGCTCACCACGAAATGGGCAAAATTATGCAAAGAGGCAAAAACAAACTCTGACCAGGCGCTTTTCGGCATTGTCCAGGGCGGCACATATCTGGACCTGCGCCGTCAGGCGGTCGAACAAATCGTCCCGGTCGATTTTGACGGCTACGCGTTAGGCGGTGTGAGCGTAGGCGAACCCAAGGAATTGATGTATGCCATTACGGACGAAATTGCCCCGCTGCTGCCTGCCTCGAAACCCCGTTATCTGATGGGAGTCGGCACACCGGCGGATATTGTTTACGGCGTTTCATGCGGCATCGATATGTTTGACTGCGTCATGCCGACCCGATGCGCCCGGCACGGATTATTGTTTACAAATTCCGAAAAGATTGTTATAAAAAACGCCCGCTGGCGGGAAGATCATAAACCCATTGATGAAACATGCGATTGCTACACCTGCCGGAATTATTCCCGGGCATATTTAAGGCACCTCTATGTTGCCGGTGAGATACTGGCGATGATATTGAATACGATTCATAACATTCGCCATTATATGCTTCTTATGGAAAAAATACGGGCGGCTATACGTGAAAATCGTTTTTTAGAATTTAAAAAAGATTTTCTTTAA
- a CDS encoding tRNA preQ1(34) S-adenosylmethionine ribosyltransferase-isomerase QueA, with translation MKLTDFSYSLPEELIAQHARPQRDASRMMRLHRREKAIEDGQFSLLPECLERGDVLVINDSRVIPARIYGKKSTGAILEILLLTCKEKKDGSELWEVLARPGKRLSENDTIDLGHSCEAKIIARVNEKKWLMRFSAADGFENYLARFGRAPLPPYIKRKKSVAPDNTDDRERYQTIYAKSAGSIAAPTAGLHFSADVLAALQAKGIQIAPITLHVGIGTFLPIEAETVEDHIMQTEFFEISPGTAEKINNARRVIAVGTTSTRTLESAADKDRTVSPQSGETCLYIYPGYSFKIVNGLLTNFHLPQSSLFLLVCAFAGTDFIREAYARAIDKRYLFYSYGDCMLIL, from the coding sequence ATGAAGTTAACGGATTTTTCATATAGTCTGCCCGAGGAGCTGATCGCGCAACACGCCCGTCCGCAAAGGGATGCCTCTCGCATGATGAGGCTTCACCGCCGGGAAAAGGCCATTGAGGACGGCCAATTCTCCTTATTGCCGGAATGTCTTGAACGGGGCGATGTGCTGGTTATCAACGACTCCCGCGTCATTCCAGCCAGAATTTACGGCAAAAAATCCACCGGGGCGATTCTCGAAATACTGCTTCTGACCTGCAAAGAGAAAAAAGACGGTTCTGAGCTGTGGGAAGTGCTGGCACGCCCCGGAAAAAGGCTCAGTGAAAATGACACAATCGATCTCGGACACTCCTGCGAGGCAAAGATCATCGCCAGAGTCAACGAAAAAAAATGGCTGATGCGGTTCAGCGCAGCCGACGGCTTTGAAAATTACCTGGCGCGCTTTGGGCGCGCCCCGCTGCCTCCTTACATCAAACGAAAAAAAAGCGTGGCACCGGACAACACGGATGACCGCGAACGCTATCAAACCATATATGCAAAATCCGCGGGCTCCATTGCCGCCCCGACCGCCGGTCTTCATTTTTCAGCAGACGTCCTCGCCGCCCTGCAAGCCAAAGGCATCCAGATCGCTCCGATAACGCTGCATGTCGGCATTGGCACCTTTTTACCTATCGAAGCAGAAACTGTCGAAGATCACATCATGCAAACGGAATTTTTTGAAATAAGCCCCGGTACGGCGGAGAAAATCAATAATGCCCGGCGGGTCATTGCCGTAGGCACAACGTCAACCCGAACCCTGGAAAGCGCGGCCGATAAAGATAGAACGGTTTCGCCTCAATCCGGTGAAACCTGTCTTTATATTTATCCGGGCTATTCATTCAAAATAGTGAATGGGCTCTTGACTAATTTTCATCTGCCCCAGTCATCTTTATTTTTGCTGGTCTGCGCCTTTGCCGGCACGGATTTTATCAGGGAAGCCTACGCCCGGGCCATTGATAAACGCTATTTATTTTACAGTTACGGCGATTGCATGCTGATTTTATAG
- a CDS encoding DUF2065 domain-containing protein, whose product MDYFLCVMGMVFIVEGLPYLVFPEKLKPYLLKITTLPDSTLRILGICAVIAGLILLYFGRR is encoded by the coding sequence ATGGATTATTTCCTTTGTGTAATGGGCATGGTTTTTATTGTTGAAGGCCTTCCCTACCTGGTTTTTCCCGAAAAATTGAAACCCTATCTGCTTAAAATCACGACTCTGCCGGATTCCACGCTGCGGATTCTCGGCATTTGCGCCGTTATTGCCGGTCTGATCCTGCTTTATTTCGGGCGGCGCTGA